A stretch of DNA from Salmo trutta chromosome 12, fSalTru1.1, whole genome shotgun sequence:
AGAAAGAGGTTTCAGAAGCCAGCCAAGGAGGAAACCAGAGGCCTAGAACTTTCTTTGACTGGACTGAAAGGTTGACTCCTGAGTATTTCTCAAAAACACACACTTTGGTTAGTCAACCACAAGCTGTGTGGGGGTGTAGGGAGTGGTCAAGGGCaggctatagagccagtctcttGGGCTCACCTGTTGAAGCACCTGTAGTTGTTTGGGGTGAGCTTCTGTGGCAGCTCAGGGAGATGGGCAGAGATGGCAGACAGCAGCTTGTCACTGTTACCGTTCTGGTCCTGAACCTGCCATGGGGAGCAGTAGGACTTGGGAATCACAGTGACGTTGAACCTCTCATGAGGAACTTCTTTCAGAGGCCCATTGTAACCTTTGAGGGAGAGGTGGATTGTTATTGTAGGGGTAATACCCTGTCCCCttccatcagacagacagacactctctcacactcgGTTACCTGgggccaggacactggggtttcCCTTACTGGCTATGGTGTTCTTCAGGGATCTGACTAGGCTGTTTCTTCCTGGTTGTCCAATATAGACCTCTGTGTGGTAATTATTCTTCCCCACTTGTAAGGCTCCCTGGTTGTGTGTACTGCTATGGTCTGGCTGCTGGGGGTCGAGGGGCACCACCCTGTGAGTGTCTGGTGCTACGTTCTCCAAGGTGAACCTCTCcaccctcttctgtctctcctggTACATTCTGGAACCTCTGTTAGACCGCAGGTTAAGCTCTTCCATCATCACATCCTGAGGAGCGCTGATCTTCTTCCCCAGGTCAAAGTGCTCTGAGGTGTTAGCAACACAGAGACAAGAGAACATACAAAGGCAGACACGTAGATAGTGTAGACAGATGAACAATCAAATAAGTAGAGAGGTAAACACAGACTAACGTATCAATATCCTCCACAGAGTCTTTTCATTTGATTGTAGTGACCTCTTTACCTTACAAGCAAAGCCACTGCCCAAGCCGGAGCTGGATTGATTCAAAGTTCTCTATGTCTTCGGTGTTCAATAGAATATGGCTAAATGGCTCTAACAGTACATGACTGAATTGCAGACACATCATACAGCTAACCTCTCACTGTAACAGTATCTGATTCTGGCACATTGAGTTCTGTTTTCAGACCCTGAATGAGGATGGTTACATCAGGAAGGTGTTTGATTGCTGGAGATGTTGAATCATTAAACATGACACTTGGAGGAGTATGGGACATGCTGTTCTTGTTATGAGGTCATGTATGTGGGATTCATGGCTCTGCCCCACCCTGCTACTATGAGTCACACCTCGCCTCAGCATAATGATATTCCTCCCCTGGAGTGATATACATTAATGGGTTCTCGCTCCCTTCACTCCCTCATAATTCACAACTCTCACAGTTGAGCTCAGAGGGATTGCCGTTTGCCCTGTTGAGCTAGAATATATTAACTTTTCTGGACGAAATAGGATTGAAAGGGAAACAAAAGATAATGGAATTCTCCTATGAAATGCAATGCAATGTGGCATTCTTTTTCAATAGCTCGTCTTGAGTCTTGACTCCCTCTGTGGACTGTGGTGGTTGCCATACCTCCTTGTTTTTCCATGCACAGTTCCTGGACCAACTGTTTCCTCtgcttggccaggtcacagtctGGTTCCTGCATCGTCCCTGTCAATAGGATTACACCCTGCCATCAGAGACTAGTATGATTACACCCTGCCATCAAAGACTAGTGTGATTACACCCTGCCTTCAGAGACTAGTGTGATTACACCCTGCCATCAAAGACTAGTATGATTACACCCTGCCGTCAGAGACTAGTGTGATTACACCCTGCCATCAGAGACTAGTATGATTACACCCTGCCATCAGAGACTAGTGTGATTACACCCTGCTGTCAGAGACTAGTATGATTACACCCTGCCGTCAGACACTAGTATGATTACACCCTGCCATCAGAGACTAGTGTGATTACACCCTGCCGTCAGACACTAGTATGATTACACCCTGCCATCAGAGACTAGTGTGATTACACCCTTCTGTCAGAGACTAGTATGATTACACCCTGCCATCAGAGACTAGTATGATTACACCCTGCCATCAGAGACTAGTGTGATTACACCCTGCCGTCAGAGACTAGTATGATTACACCCTGCCATCAGAGACTAGTATGATTACACCCTGCCTTCAGAGACTTATGTGATTACACCCTGCCATCAGAGAGTTGTATGATTACACCCTGCAATCAGTGAGTTGTATGATTACACCCTGCCATCAAAGACTAGTGTGATTACACATTGCCATCAGAAAGCAGTGTGATTACACCCTGCCATCAGGGACTAGTGTGTTTACACCCTGCCATCAGAGACTAGTGTGATTACACCCTGCCATCAGAAAGCAGTGTGATTACACCCTGCCATCAGATACTAGTAAGATTACACCTTGCCATCAGAGACTAGTATGATTACACCCTGCAATCAGAGACTAGTATGATTACACCCTGCCATCAGAGACTAGTGGGATTACACCCTGCCATCAGAGACTAGTATGATTACACCCTGCTGTCAGACACTAGTATGATTACACCCTGCCATCAGAGACTAGTGTGATTACACCCTGCCGTCAGACACTAGTATGATTACACCCTGCCATCAGAGACTAGTGTGATTACACCCTTCTGTCAGAGACTAGTATGATTACACCCTGCCATCAGAGACTAGTATGATTACACCCTGCCATCAGAGACTAGTGTGATTACACCCTGCCGTCAGAGACTAGTATGATTACACCCTGCCATCAGAGACTAGTATGATTACACCCTGCCTTCAGAGACTTATGTGATTACACCCTGCCATCAGAGAGTTGTATGATTACACCCTGCAATCAGTGAGTTGTATGATTACACCCTGCCATCAAAGACTAGTGTGATTACACATTGCCATCAGAAAGCAGTGTGATTACACCCTGCCATCAGGGACTAGTGTGTTTACACCCTGCCATCAGAGACTAGTGTGATTACACCCTGCCATCAGAAAGCAGTGTGATTACACCCTGCCATCAGATACTAGTAAGATTACACCTTGCCATCAGAGACTAGTGTGATTACACCCTGCCATCAGAGACTAGTGTGATTACACCCTGCCATCAGAGACTAGTATGATTACACCCTGCCATCAGAGACTAGTATGATTACACCCTGCCATCAGAGACTAGTATGATTACACCCTGCCATCAGAGACTAGTGTGATTACATCCTGCCATCAGAGACTAGTGGGATTACACCCTGCCATCAGAGACTAGTATGATTACACCCTGCCATCAGAGACTAGTGTGATTACACCTTGCCATCAGAGAGTAGTGGGATTACACCCTGCCATCAGAGAGTAGTGGGATTACACCCTGCCATCAGAGACTAGTGTGATTACACCCTGCCATCAGAGACTAGTGTGATTACACCCTGCCATCAGAGAGTAGTGTGATTACACCCTGCCATCAGAGAGTAGTGGGATTACACCCTGCCATCAGAGACTAGTGGGATTACACCCTGCCATCAGAGACTAGTATGATTACACCCTGCCATCAGAGACTAGTGTGATTACACCTTGCCATCAGAGAGTAGTGGGATTACACCCTGCCATCAGAGAGTAGTGGGATTACACCCTGCCATCAGAGACTAGTGTGATTACACCCTGCCATCAGAGACTAGTGTGATTACACCCTGCCATCAGAGAGTAGTGTGATTACACCCTGCCATCAGAGAGTAGTGGGATTACACCCTGCCATCAGAGACTAGTGGGATTACACCCTGCCATCAGAGAGTGTGGCAGACAGAAACGGTCTCTGTAAGCATGTGTTGTTCTTATGTTATAagggggcggcagatagcctagtggtgagAGCGTTGAGACCGGTAAccgatcgaatccccaagctgacaaggtaaaaatctgtcgttctgcccctgagcaaggcagttaacccagcgTTCCTCGGGcactgaagacgtggatgtcgattatggcagccccccgtacctgtctgattcagaggggttgggttaaatgcggaagacacatttcagttgatggcattcagttgtacaactgactaggtatctccctttcccctAATCTTGTTAATACATAACAATCCAGCATAGTAACAAGTAAACATTCAGAGATATGACAAGTAACCTGGTCACAGCCAAGCCTTTCTATCCAATGTCACGCAGCATACAATGTATATAGAACATGAGTTATACCGGAGTTATAAAGTAATAACGTGAGACTATCCGACAGAATTAGATCCTCGTGTCATCATCATGTCTTACCTGCTATTGGAATTCCAGAACTACCTCCAGATATCAGCAAACTCACTCCTGAATGAGGCTGTAAGAAACTGTTTAATAATTGCTTATGTCTCTTTATTCAAGGCAGAGCTTCCTTTGCTAGTGGAAGACTAGGTTCTGACGGTCGGACCACCCACCTTAGATCACAGGCTTATTTTAGTGGTGGTGGTCACTAGTCAGAGTGCTCCTCAC
This window harbors:
- the LOC115204529 gene encoding myozenin-3, producing the protein MQEPDCDLAKQRKQLVQELCMEKQGEHFDLGKKISAPQDVMMEELNLRSNRGSRMYQERQKRVERFTLENVAPDTHRVVPLDPQQPDHSSTHNQGALQVGKNNYHTEVYIGQPGRNSLVRSLKNTIASKGNPSVLAPGYNGPLKEVPHERFNVTVIPKSYCSPWQVQDQNGNSDKLLSAISAHLPELPQKLTPNNYRCFNRAPLPFGGTAGSVRMFPLPGFELLQAHTEPSRTWESICDRPNFNRTPRGWAAHYTAETETSDL